In the Hyphomonadaceae bacterium BL14 genome, one interval contains:
- a CDS encoding translocation/assembly module TamB domain-containing protein — protein MTPSSPAPKQRRRWRGWAIGIGAALTTLLVILALVIVSGVLLLSGPFGRELVRETVNGREIAGYGQVEIGAISGNVLGGFGIDRIRVRDAEGVWLDARDVTIAWSPWALRRYVLRIDALTVREVTMSRRPVRAERPPPEEPFDLSRLPGIRVGEARIDAIHVAEGIAGPAAVYALSGDLRHDGGRWLGALDARRTDAVGDRVLAEIDVSDTVALDARFDAPAGGLLSRLLDAETRGATGVITASGTLDDGSGDAGIYIGGELALDGRLSWANQVAQASGQVRPDAWSRLARISEWLGGTLNVEAQAPLGREGITAPDISRLTALIAAPNARLEVAMTAPRIGRIQLEARSALVALATNDAVWAEGLMLDGVADLSGDTPVFTGEIAGRAVTLPGGIRMGTVRGPVSTQGGLDAPRITTELAVSGASYDVDALDRLIGQAPHISADFTFVREDTSIEMHSYVARLPTGVFSGSGSVSVPERRWRVAAQSDRARFDRLVDLIEGEGAIALNAAGDFAGALTFDAQLDGFTPAGELAERLEAPLSAAVSGRREAGGGLYLDGVSAEGPQFALEARGEQAGQDWRFNGDLAWSGSSPLAALTLEGALEAAFEAQYGPEGLDVRLDATAGALSAGPLGLTGARLRVEAAGPLDALSGAGRLTGASDRGPVDVAAEFARDGGTIQLSRLNGQLAAVRIDGTALVGPENIAADLVVTPVSGFGEMSLQAELREGMIAVRAEAEDIVGEDLAYLDRFLLTLNGPLDAVAVRLEAEGAYGAVFNAQSDGVLRLTGAPGADVTLDGRYGPYAIATLEPIEVEAGPVASLGLALAIGNGTLHVRGTGGQAPVLTACLESVPAGVLSLRRARSPVIGLLSGDLTANRTEGVWRADATLSGSGLRPLEAPDAEALAGQVRLVIDETGLALTASAEGVGLSARADARIASGPVGGPDDVMRADAALSGEARVQGEIGALAAFHLAAAQTISGGANLSAHLTGTVGAPRFEGSLGLEDGVFRDGRAGLAVEAISLLARFSESSLIVERLTATDGNAGTLNGAGEVRIGPEGLGTLEADLNVDFRRFRLAGSPDLEAIGTGDVRFQFADEEGLITGSAVIDRAEIRPPQASRPSIPYITVTEINAPGGTSDAQGRSTPVRLNYAVSAPARIFVRGPNFDTEWSTNLEITGTLDAPYVSGVINAERGRADMLGRVFQVEQGRVTLNGDPGAAQLDISLARQARDITARVRVRGTARDPRISLASTPALPEDEIAARLVFGEGAANLSAVEYAQLAASLASLSGGSAFDPLGALRTVAGLDTFGVRTDSGGQTVVAGGRYLTDTVYLELESAGSDGGPTTRIEWALTRSVSLLSRLRGDGDASVALSWRTEYD, from the coding sequence ATGACACCATCTTCCCCCGCCCCCAAGCAGCGGCGCCGCTGGCGCGGCTGGGCGATCGGCATTGGTGCGGCGCTGACCACGCTGCTCGTCATCCTGGCGTTGGTGATCGTGTCGGGCGTGCTGCTGCTCAGCGGCCCGTTCGGGCGCGAGCTGGTGCGCGAGACCGTCAACGGACGCGAGATCGCCGGCTATGGCCAGGTGGAGATCGGCGCCATCAGCGGCAATGTGCTGGGAGGGTTCGGGATCGACCGCATCCGTGTGCGCGATGCCGAGGGCGTATGGCTCGATGCGCGCGACGTGACCATCGCCTGGTCGCCCTGGGCGCTGCGCCGTTATGTGCTGCGCATTGATGCGCTCACCGTGCGCGAGGTCACGATGTCGCGCCGTCCGGTGCGCGCCGAACGTCCGCCCCCGGAGGAACCGTTCGACCTGTCCCGCCTGCCCGGCATCCGCGTGGGCGAAGCGCGCATTGACGCCATTCACGTGGCTGAAGGAATCGCCGGACCGGCCGCCGTCTACGCCCTGTCGGGCGATCTTCGCCATGATGGCGGACGCTGGCTGGGCGCGTTGGACGCGCGGCGCACCGACGCCGTGGGGGACCGTGTTCTGGCCGAGATCGATGTGTCTGACACGGTCGCGCTGGACGCCCGTTTCGACGCGCCGGCGGGCGGCTTGCTATCGCGGCTGCTTGATGCCGAAACGCGGGGTGCCACAGGCGTCATCACCGCATCCGGCACGCTGGACGACGGGTCGGGCGATGCCGGCATCTATATCGGCGGCGAGCTGGCATTGGACGGGCGTCTCAGCTGGGCGAACCAGGTGGCGCAGGCCTCCGGTCAGGTCCGGCCCGACGCCTGGAGCCGGCTGGCGCGCATATCCGAGTGGCTGGGCGGCACGCTGAACGTGGAGGCGCAGGCGCCTTTGGGCCGCGAGGGCATCACCGCACCCGATATCAGCCGGCTCACCGCCCTGATCGCGGCACCCAATGCCCGGCTCGAGGTGGCCATGACCGCGCCGCGCATCGGCCGGATCCAGCTGGAGGCGCGCAGCGCGCTGGTGGCGCTCGCCACCAATGACGCTGTGTGGGCCGAGGGTCTGATGCTGGACGGCGTGGCGGACCTGTCAGGCGACACCCCGGTCTTCACCGGTGAGATCGCCGGGCGCGCCGTCACCCTGCCCGGCGGCATAAGAATGGGCACCGTCAGGGGTCCGGTGTCCACGCAAGGCGGACTGGATGCACCGCGCATCACGACTGAACTCGCCGTCAGCGGCGCGTCCTACGATGTCGATGCGCTGGACCGCCTGATCGGCCAGGCGCCGCACATCTCCGCTGACTTCACCTTCGTGCGTGAGGACACCAGCATCGAGATGCACAGCTATGTGGCGCGCCTGCCCACCGGGGTCTTCTCCGGATCGGGCAGCGTGTCGGTGCCTGAGCGCCGCTGGCGCGTGGCGGCGCAATCAGACCGGGCCCGCTTCGACCGGCTGGTGGACCTGATCGAGGGCGAGGGCGCCATCGCCCTGAACGCGGCGGGCGATTTCGCCGGCGCGCTGACCTTTGACGCCCAGCTGGACGGCTTCACGCCGGCAGGGGAGCTGGCCGAGCGCCTGGAAGCGCCCTTGTCTGCCGCCGTGTCCGGCCGGCGCGAGGCGGGCGGCGGGCTGTATCTTGACGGGGTGAGCGCTGAAGGTCCGCAATTTGCGCTGGAGGCGCGCGGCGAGCAGGCGGGCCAGGACTGGCGCTTCAACGGAGACCTCGCCTGGTCAGGCTCCTCGCCGCTGGCGGCCCTGACGCTGGAGGGCGCGCTGGAGGCCGCGTTCGAGGCGCAATATGGCCCCGAAGGTCTCGATGTGCGGCTGGATGCAACGGCAGGCGCGCTCAGCGCCGGTCCGCTGGGTCTCACCGGCGCGCGCCTGCGCGTGGAAGCCGCGGGTCCGCTGGATGCGCTGTCCGGTGCCGGACGCCTCACCGGTGCCAGCGATCGCGGACCGGTGGATGTGGCCGCCGAGTTCGCCCGCGACGGCGGAACCATCCAGCTCAGCCGCCTCAACGGCCAGCTGGCGGCGGTGCGTATTGACGGGACGGCTCTGGTGGGACCGGAAAACATCGCCGCCGACCTCGTCGTCACACCGGTCAGCGGATTTGGCGAGATGTCGCTGCAGGCCGAGCTGCGTGAAGGCATGATCGCCGTGCGCGCCGAGGCGGAAGACATTGTCGGCGAGGATCTGGCCTATCTCGACCGCTTCCTGCTGACCCTCAACGGACCGCTGGACGCCGTCGCCGTGCGTCTGGAGGCCGAAGGCGCCTATGGCGCTGTGTTCAATGCGCAGTCTGACGGTGTCTTGCGCCTGACCGGCGCGCCGGGCGCAGACGTGACGCTGGATGGACGTTACGGCCCCTACGCCATCGCCACGCTGGAACCCATCGAGGTGGAGGCCGGCCCGGTTGCGTCGCTCGGTCTGGCGCTGGCCATCGGCAATGGCACGCTGCATGTGCGCGGCACCGGGGGCCAGGCACCCGTCCTCACAGCCTGTCTGGAGTCCGTTCCGGCGGGCGTCTTGTCCCTGCGCCGGGCGCGCAGCCCGGTCATCGGCTTGCTCAGCGGCGATCTGACCGCAAACCGCACCGAAGGCGTCTGGCGCGCGGACGCCACCCTGTCAGGCTCCGGCCTGCGCCCGCTCGAAGCGCCCGACGCCGAGGCGCTCGCCGGGCAGGTCCGGCTGGTCATCGATGAAACCGGGCTGGCCCTGACCGCCAGCGCTGAAGGCGTCGGCTTGAGCGCCCGCGCCGATGCCCGGATCGCCAGCGGTCCGGTAGGCGGACCTGATGACGTGATGCGCGCTGACGCGGCTTTGTCCGGCGAGGCGCGGGTGCAAGGCGAGATCGGGGCGCTGGCCGCTTTCCACCTGGCCGCCGCCCAGACGATCTCTGGCGGGGCGAATCTCTCCGCACACCTGACCGGCACGGTGGGCGCGCCACGCTTTGAGGGCAGTCTGGGGCTGGAGGACGGCGTCTTCCGCGACGGCCGCGCCGGGCTGGCGGTGGAAGCGATCTCGCTGCTCGCCCGCTTCAGCGAATCCAGCCTGATCGTGGAGCGCCTGACCGCGACCGATGGCAATGCCGGCACGCTGAACGGCGCGGGCGAGGTGCGCATCGGGCCAGAGGGCCTGGGCACGCTGGAGGCCGATCTCAATGTCGATTTCCGCCGCTTCCGCCTGGCCGGCAGCCCGGATCTGGAAGCCATCGGTACGGGCGATGTGCGCTTTCAGTTTGCGGATGAAGAGGGCCTGATCACCGGCAGCGCGGTCATCGACCGCGCTGAAATCCGCCCGCCCCAGGCCTCGCGCCCCTCCATCCCCTACATCACCGTGACCGAGATCAACGCGCCGGGCGGGACAAGCGACGCTCAGGGCCGCTCCACACCGGTCCGGCTGAACTACGCCGTCAGCGCCCCGGCGCGCATCTTCGTGCGCGGACCGAATTTCGACACCGAATGGTCGACGAATCTGGAGATCACCGGCACGCTGGACGCCCCCTATGTCAGCGGCGTGATCAATGCCGAGCGCGGGCGCGCCGACATGCTGGGCCGGGTGTTCCAGGTCGAACAGGGGCGCGTCACCCTGAACGGCGATCCCGGCGCAGCGCAGCTCGATATCTCGCTGGCGCGCCAGGCCCGTGACATCACGGCGCGGGTGCGGGTGCGCGGCACCGCGCGCGATCCGCGCATCTCGCTGGCCTCGAC
- a CDS encoding BamA/TamA family outer membrane protein — protein MLAALAMGLPAAAAEPLARIEGVEDAALARALSRAVGEADARSSGEPDAPWRARARAREASDILERYLNSQGYYGAVVDPRVDDDGQAVVRVRPGQRFVFDAIAIDWMDADAPGAPGGEAQDALKLAVGDPVVSADVLEARGRVVTLLHENGYLEAREGEHDVIVDHATQSADAAFRFHPGPFIRLGAPQFAGGLADLRPGFIERLAPYEIGDPASRSALNEYSRRLQVLQSVSVADVRLAPDDEDGLRPVDVRADPTPRHRIEGAVRWSTSEGAGAEAGWTRRNMFRGDETLLISGQAAELVQGFITRLTVPHWRRYGQDLTLSAELLAERTDAFDQNVFRVSATVARQITDRLSVTAGTRLQTARVTDVLGTRSATTLSLPTGVIWDGRDSLLDPQRGIYLNATAAPGWSIGSQETRYIRVESGLRAYYPLSDTLVLAARVRAGAVLGTSPDALPADERFYAGGGGSVRGYDFQSLSPQRFNPDTGEDEVFGGRSLAEFSAEARWRRSDRLGFTAFIDGGAAGPELSPDLGDIRYGAGLGVRYYPGFGPLRFDIATPLDRRSGEGWVQVYISIGQAF, from the coding sequence GTGCTGGCAGCCCTTGCGATGGGCCTGCCGGCGGCGGCAGCCGAACCGCTGGCCCGGATCGAGGGTGTGGAGGACGCCGCCCTGGCGCGGGCGCTGTCACGGGCCGTGGGCGAAGCGGATGCGCGCTCATCGGGTGAACCCGACGCGCCTTGGCGCGCAAGGGCCCGCGCACGCGAAGCCAGCGACATACTGGAGCGCTATCTCAATTCCCAGGGCTATTACGGTGCCGTTGTTGATCCGCGCGTGGACGATGACGGACAGGCGGTGGTGCGGGTGCGGCCGGGCCAGCGCTTTGTATTCGACGCGATCGCCATCGACTGGATGGACGCCGATGCGCCCGGCGCGCCCGGCGGCGAGGCGCAGGACGCGCTGAAGCTGGCGGTGGGCGATCCAGTTGTGTCAGCAGACGTCTTAGAAGCGCGCGGGCGCGTCGTGACGCTGCTCCACGAAAACGGATATCTTGAAGCGCGCGAGGGCGAGCACGACGTAATCGTCGATCACGCCACCCAGAGCGCCGATGCCGCCTTCCGCTTCCACCCGGGCCCGTTCATCCGCCTGGGCGCACCGCAATTTGCCGGTGGTCTGGCCGATCTGCGCCCCGGGTTCATTGAACGCCTGGCCCCCTATGAGATCGGCGATCCGGCCAGCCGCAGCGCGCTCAATGAGTACAGCCGCCGCCTGCAGGTGCTGCAATCGGTCTCGGTGGCCGATGTGCGCCTTGCCCCGGACGATGAAGACGGCTTGCGCCCGGTGGACGTGCGCGCCGATCCCACACCGCGCCACCGCATCGAGGGCGCGGTGCGCTGGTCCACATCAGAAGGTGCCGGCGCGGAAGCGGGCTGGACACGGCGCAACATGTTTCGCGGGGACGAGACGCTGCTGATCAGCGGTCAGGCCGCCGAGCTGGTCCAGGGCTTCATCACGCGCCTTACCGTGCCGCATTGGCGCCGCTACGGTCAGGACCTCACCCTCAGCGCCGAGCTTCTCGCCGAGCGCACCGACGCCTTTGATCAGAACGTGTTCCGGGTCTCTGCAACCGTCGCCCGCCAGATCACCGACCGGCTCAGCGTCACCGCCGGAACACGGCTGCAGACCGCGCGGGTGACGGATGTGCTGGGCACCCGGTCGGCGACCACCTTGTCTCTGCCCACCGGCGTCATCTGGGACGGGCGCGACAGCCTTCTGGACCCCCAGCGCGGCATTTATCTGAACGCCACTGCCGCGCCGGGCTGGTCCATTGGCAGCCAGGAGACGCGCTATATCCGCGTGGAGAGCGGCCTGCGCGCCTATTATCCGCTGAGCGACACGCTGGTTCTGGCCGCGCGTGTGCGCGCTGGCGCAGTCCTGGGCACGTCGCCGGACGCGCTTCCGGCCGACGAGCGCTTCTATGCCGGCGGTGGCGGATCGGTGCGCGGCTATGACTTCCAGTCGCTATCACCCCAGCGCTTCAATCCCGATACCGGTGAAGACGAGGTGTTCGGCGGACGGTCGCTGGCCGAATTCAGCGCCGAGGCGCGTTGGCGCCGGTCAGACCGCCTCGGCTTTACAGCCTTCATCGATGGCGGCGCGGCCGGGCCGGAGCTCAGCCCGGACCTGGGCGACATCCGCTACGGGGCGGGTCTGGGCGTGCGCTATTATCCGGGTTTCGGCCCGCTGCGCTTTGACATCGCGACGCCGCTCGACCGGCGCTCCGGCGAAGGATGGGTACAGGTTTACATCTCCATCGGGCAGGCTTTCTGA
- a CDS encoding efflux RND transporter periplasmic adaptor subunit: MSTNEVSQGGPGRELAGWLQIAAVAAVVLAALIATFALMSSGESGEAPPEARAAAPVRVVQPETVSHRVQVALTGTVTASAFIDMAPQVGGRIIAVSPAVRAGGAFEAGEILFEIDRRDYEIAETRARASIADARSALNQLDAEAQIARREWERMYPGREITPLAARTPQLEAARARLLAAEAELAQARLNLERTRVSFPFAGAVTESRIELGLLVAPGQPYGQVYAAEQIELVAPASPADLARLDGADGRVAQIMIEGRAAPVSGRVARVGARLDPRTRLVDVFIAPESGALPDLRPGLFARITVDGPELSNVMRLPVAAVSGLDTIHRVSDGRIERTRITVRARTADEVFAAPFDPGEGVIVSPVPDILLGRQAQIVAEPPERS, encoded by the coding sequence ATGTCCACAAACGAAGTTTCGCAGGGTGGACCGGGCCGGGAACTGGCGGGGTGGCTGCAGATCGCAGCCGTCGCGGCCGTGGTTCTGGCCGCTCTCATTGCAACTTTTGCTCTCATGAGCAGTGGCGAGTCCGGCGAGGCCCCGCCGGAGGCGCGCGCCGCTGCGCCGGTGCGGGTCGTCCAGCCCGAAACGGTCAGCCATCGCGTGCAGGTGGCGCTGACGGGCACCGTGACGGCGAGCGCCTTTATCGACATGGCACCGCAAGTGGGCGGGCGCATTATCGCCGTATCGCCCGCCGTGCGCGCGGGCGGGGCGTTCGAGGCCGGTGAAATTCTGTTCGAGATCGACCGGCGCGATTACGAGATTGCCGAAACCCGGGCCCGCGCCAGCATCGCCGATGCACGCAGCGCGCTCAACCAGCTCGACGCCGAAGCCCAGATCGCCCGGCGCGAATGGGAGCGGATGTATCCCGGCCGCGAGATCACCCCGCTGGCCGCCCGCACGCCGCAGCTGGAGGCGGCCCGCGCCCGCCTGCTGGCAGCGGAGGCGGAACTGGCCCAGGCGCGCCTCAATCTGGAGCGTACCCGCGTCAGCTTCCCGTTCGCCGGTGCCGTCACAGAGAGCCGGATCGAGCTCGGCCTGCTGGTGGCCCCGGGCCAGCCCTATGGCCAGGTCTATGCCGCCGAACAGATCGAGCTGGTAGCGCCGGCCTCGCCTGCCGATCTGGCGCGGCTGGACGGTGCTGACGGGCGCGTGGCGCAGATCATGATCGAGGGCCGCGCGGCACCAGTGTCCGGACGTGTCGCCCGGGTCGGCGCGCGGCTGGACCCGCGCACGCGCCTGGTCGATGTATTCATTGCGCCTGAGTCAGGTGCGCTGCCGGACCTGCGCCCCGGCCTGTTCGCAAGGATCACTGTGGACGGCCCGGAACTGAGCAATGTGATGCGCCTGCCGGTCGCAGCGGTGTCGGGCCTCGATACGATTCACCGCGTCAGCGATGGCCGGATCGAGCGCACCCGCATCACGGTGCGCGCGCGCACCGCCGATGAGGTGTTCGCCGCGCCGTTCGATCCCGGTGAGGGCGTCATCGTCTCGCCTGTGCCCGACATCCTTCTGGGCCGGCAAGCGCAGATTGTCGCCGAACCGCCGGAGCGGTCATGA